The proteins below are encoded in one region of Pseudomonas putida NBRC 14164:
- a CDS encoding APC family permease: MSLNNKLTEHLNRGTVGFPTALASTVGLIMASPVILTATMGFGIGGSAFAVAMVIAALMMLAQSTTFAEAASILPTTGSVYDYINCGMGRFFAITGTLSAYLIVHVFAGTAETILSGVMALVNFEHLNTLAESAGGSWLLGVCFVVAFAVLNAFGVSAFSRAEVVLTFGMWTTLMVFGVLGLIAAPAVELDGPFGVSLVGTDLMTILSLVGMAMFMFVGCEFVTPLAPELRRSAWVLPRAMALGLFGVASCMFIYGAAMKRQVENVVLDAASGVHLLDTPMAIPRFAEQVMGDIGPVWLGIGFLFAGAATINTLMAGVPRILYGMAVDGALPKVFTYLHPRFKTPLLCILVVALIPCLHAWYLGGNPDNILHLVLAAVCAWSTAYLLVTLSVVILRIRRPDLPRAYRSPLFPLPQIFSSSGILIGMAFITPPGMNPADVYVPFAIMLGATAAYALFWTLCVQKVNPFKPARVEDVLEKEFAAEPGHAVEHVLHDQKFA, from the coding sequence ATGTCACTCAATAACAAGCTCACCGAGCACCTCAACCGCGGCACGGTCGGTTTCCCCACCGCACTGGCCAGCACTGTCGGGCTGATCATGGCCAGCCCGGTGATCCTCACCGCGACCATGGGCTTTGGCATCGGCGGCAGCGCCTTCGCCGTGGCCATGGTGATCGCCGCACTGATGATGCTGGCGCAGTCCACCACCTTTGCCGAGGCTGCGTCGATCCTGCCGACCACGGGCTCGGTATACGACTACATCAACTGTGGCATGGGCCGCTTCTTCGCCATTACCGGCACGCTGTCGGCCTACCTGATCGTGCATGTGTTCGCCGGTACCGCCGAAACCATCCTGTCGGGGGTGATGGCGCTGGTGAACTTCGAGCACCTCAATACCCTGGCGGAATCCGCCGGCGGTTCGTGGCTGCTGGGGGTGTGCTTCGTGGTGGCGTTTGCGGTGCTCAATGCCTTTGGCGTCAGCGCCTTCAGCCGCGCGGAAGTGGTCCTCACCTTCGGCATGTGGACCACCTTGATGGTTTTCGGCGTGCTTGGCCTGATCGCCGCACCCGCAGTGGAACTGGACGGCCCGTTCGGCGTGTCGCTGGTGGGCACCGACCTGATGACCATCCTCTCGCTGGTCGGCATGGCCATGTTCATGTTCGTTGGCTGCGAGTTCGTCACGCCGCTTGCCCCCGAACTGCGTCGCTCGGCCTGGGTGCTGCCGCGTGCCATGGCGCTGGGCCTGTTTGGCGTGGCCAGCTGCATGTTCATCTACGGAGCGGCGATGAAGCGCCAGGTGGAAAACGTGGTGCTGGATGCCGCCAGTGGCGTGCACCTGCTGGACACGCCCATGGCCATCCCGCGCTTCGCCGAGCAGGTGATGGGTGATATTGGCCCAGTGTGGCTGGGTATCGGGTTCCTGTTCGCCGGCGCGGCCACCATCAACACGCTGATGGCCGGTGTGCCACGCATTCTTTACGGCATGGCGGTGGACGGCGCGTTGCCCAAGGTGTTCACCTACCTGCACCCGCGCTTCAAGACACCGCTGCTGTGCATCCTGGTGGTGGCGTTGATCCCTTGCCTGCATGCCTGGTACCTGGGCGGTAACCCGGACAACATCCTGCACCTGGTGCTGGCCGCCGTGTGCGCCTGGAGCACCGCCTATCTGCTGGTGACCCTGTCGGTGGTGATATTGCGCATTCGCCGCCCGGACCTGCCGCGTGCCTACCGCTCGCCGCTGTTCCCGTTGCCGCAGATATTCTCCAGCAGCGGTATCCTCATCGGCATGGCGTTCATCACACCGCCGGGCATGAACCCTGCCGATGTCTACGTGCCGTTCGCCATCATGCTTGGCGCCACTGCGGCCTATGCATTGTTCTGGACGCTGTGCGTGCAGAAGGTCAACCCGTTCAAGCCGGCGCGGGTCGAGGATGTGCTCGAGAAAGAGTTTGCTGCCGAGCCTGGCCACGCCGTGGAGCACGTGCTGCATGATCAGAAATTTGCGTGA